One Microlunatus soli genomic window carries:
- a CDS encoding GNAT family N-acetyltransferase has protein sequence MSATPTSMGLAVRPARPEDYDSIIAVVDEWWGRAASRDLTRLFLDHFHDTSLVASTPDQGLAGFVIGFFSPAQPECAYIHFTGVHPDLRRTGLARSLYETFFENARAAGCTRAKAITSPVNSRSIAFHTAMGFTASEPVADYDGPSLDRVVFQLAL, from the coding sequence GTGTCCGCCACACCGACATCGATGGGGCTCGCCGTGCGTCCGGCCCGGCCCGAGGACTACGACAGCATCATTGCGGTGGTCGACGAGTGGTGGGGTCGCGCGGCATCGCGGGACCTGACCAGGCTGTTCCTTGATCATTTCCACGACACGAGCCTGGTGGCGTCGACTCCCGACCAAGGGCTAGCGGGATTCGTCATCGGATTCTTCTCGCCGGCGCAGCCTGAGTGTGCCTACATCCATTTCACCGGAGTGCATCCCGACCTTCGCCGTACCGGGCTGGCGCGCTCTCTCTACGAGACGTTCTTCGAGAATGCTCGCGCTGCGGGGTGTACGCGGGCGAAGGCGATCACGTCCCCGGTGAACTCGCGTTCGATCGCCTTCCACACCGCGATGGGCTTCACCGCCTCGGAACCGGTCGCCGACTATGACGGCCCGTCGCTGGACCGGGTTGTGTTCCAGTTGGCACTGTGA
- a CDS encoding YebC/PmpR family DNA-binding transcriptional regulator: MSGHSKWATTKHKKAVIDAKRGKLFAKLIKNIEVAARVGGGDPAGNPTLYDAIQKAKKTSVPNDNIDRAVKRGSGVEGGGADYETLMYEAYGPAGIAMLIECLTDNRNRSASDVRVAVTRNGGTMADAGSTARMFDRKGVVVVSKEQTSGEGREQTTRTLTEDDLLEATLEAGPEDVNDLGESFEIICDPNDVVAVRTAVQDAGFDYDSAEVSFVPSFTQEIDAPTAEKLFKIIDALEDSDDVQNVYSNFDASDEVMAAAG, from the coding sequence ATGTCAGGACACTCCAAGTGGGCGACCACCAAGCACAAGAAGGCCGTGATCGACGCCAAGCGCGGCAAGCTGTTTGCCAAGCTGATCAAGAACATCGAGGTGGCGGCTCGTGTTGGTGGCGGTGATCCTGCCGGGAACCCGACGCTGTACGACGCGATCCAGAAGGCCAAGAAGACCTCGGTCCCCAACGACAACATCGACCGCGCCGTCAAGCGCGGCTCCGGTGTCGAGGGCGGCGGCGCCGACTACGAGACCCTGATGTACGAGGCGTACGGTCCGGCCGGCATCGCGATGCTGATCGAGTGCTTGACCGACAACCGCAACCGGTCGGCCTCCGACGTCCGCGTTGCCGTCACCCGCAACGGCGGCACGATGGCCGACGCCGGCTCCACCGCCCGGATGTTCGACCGCAAGGGGGTCGTCGTGGTCAGCAAGGAGCAGACCTCCGGCGAGGGCCGCGAGCAGACCACCCGGACACTGACCGAGGACGACCTGCTGGAGGCGACCCTGGAGGCCGGGCCGGAGGACGTCAACGACCTGGGAGAGTCCTTCGAGATCATCTGTGATCCCAACGACGTGGTCGCCGTCCGGACCGCGGTCCAGGATGCCGGCTTCGACTACGACTCGGCCGAGGTCTCCTTCGTGCCGTCCTTCACCCAGGAGATCGACGCACCGACGGCGGAGAAGCTGTTCAAGATCATCGACGCGCTCGAGGATTCCGACGACGTGCAGAACGTGTACTCCAACTTCGACGCCTCCGACGAGGTCATGGCCGCGGCCGGCTGA
- a CDS encoding DUF3054 domain-containing protein → MRSWIAAGIDVVMVLLFAMVGRRSHSETDTVLGVLQTAWPFLVAAVVGSLIALLWHDAYGWRSALTVWLTTVVGGMLLRLASGDTAAWPFWIVAFITLGILIVGWRLIARSVLRVRASRHPDPAR, encoded by the coding sequence GTGAGGAGCTGGATCGCGGCGGGGATCGATGTCGTGATGGTGCTGCTGTTCGCGATGGTGGGGCGGCGCAGTCACAGTGAGACCGACACGGTGCTCGGTGTGTTGCAGACCGCGTGGCCGTTCCTGGTGGCCGCGGTCGTCGGATCGCTGATCGCACTGCTCTGGCACGACGCGTACGGGTGGCGCAGCGCGCTGACGGTCTGGCTGACCACGGTCGTCGGGGGGATGCTGCTGCGGCTGGCCAGCGGCGACACCGCGGCCTGGCCGTTCTGGATCGTCGCCTTCATCACACTGGGCATTCTGATCGTCGGATGGCGACTGATCGCCCGCTCAGTGCTGCGGGTACGAGCCTCCCGGCACCCCGATCCCGCCCGCTGA
- the dop gene encoding depupylase/deamidase Dop, whose amino-acid sequence MAEVSNRRVLGIETEYGISALGEPSGEELHPMQLSNHVVKAYGSVTGREAGWDYESETPLRDIRGYEVSREQAHPDQLTDSDLGMANVVLTNGARLYVDHAHPEYSGPEVTSARDVVAFDKAGDLIMAIAGAEASRRLGRPIRLYKNNTDGKGVSYGTHENYLLDRRTPFDRIIRQFSPFLVSRQVFTGAGRVGIGQNSETAGFQLGQRADFFEAEVGLETTLNRPIINTRDEPHADAARYRRLHVITGDANLSEISTYLKVGTAALALHVIEAGRLEDDLRLRHPVAAMKQISHDRHCSTTLELADGRQLTAIDIQEAYLLACSKWVAEQEDGRDGTTAAMITEWNDILERWQQTLDTLRADPMQLADQLDWVAKLKLLQSYRDRDGLGWDSAKLSLIDLQYADVDPHRSLYSALIARGKMRRLVDDDRVGAARLEPPTDTRAYFRGRMMDKFGSSVVAASWDSVILDVPGWPALQRIPLLDPLRGSQAQVKELLDSSNTVAELFTALGH is encoded by the coding sequence ATGGCAGAAGTCAGTAATCGCCGGGTGCTGGGGATCGAGACCGAGTACGGGATCTCCGCATTGGGCGAGCCGTCGGGTGAGGAACTGCACCCGATGCAGCTGTCCAACCACGTCGTCAAGGCCTACGGGTCGGTCACCGGTCGGGAGGCCGGCTGGGACTACGAATCGGAGACGCCGCTGCGCGACATCCGCGGCTACGAGGTCAGCCGGGAGCAGGCCCATCCCGATCAGCTGACCGACTCCGACCTCGGGATGGCCAACGTCGTGCTCACCAACGGCGCCCGGCTGTACGTCGACCACGCCCACCCCGAATACTCCGGTCCGGAGGTGACCAGCGCCCGCGACGTCGTCGCCTTCGACAAGGCCGGCGACCTGATCATGGCGATCGCTGGTGCCGAGGCCAGCCGACGGCTGGGCCGGCCGATCCGGCTCTACAAGAACAACACCGACGGCAAGGGCGTCTCCTACGGCACCCACGAGAACTACCTGCTGGACCGGCGGACACCGTTCGACCGGATCATCCGGCAGTTCAGCCCGTTCCTGGTCAGTCGCCAGGTGTTCACCGGTGCCGGCCGGGTCGGGATCGGACAGAACAGTGAGACCGCCGGCTTCCAGCTGGGGCAGCGCGCCGACTTCTTCGAGGCCGAGGTCGGGTTGGAGACCACGCTGAACCGTCCGATCATCAACACCCGTGACGAACCACACGCCGACGCCGCCCGCTACCGGCGACTGCATGTGATCACCGGCGACGCCAATCTCAGCGAGATCTCCACCTACCTCAAGGTCGGCACCGCTGCGCTGGCCCTGCATGTGATCGAAGCCGGCCGGCTGGAAGATGATCTCCGGCTCCGGCATCCGGTGGCAGCGATGAAGCAGATCAGCCATGATCGACACTGCAGCACGACGCTGGAGCTCGCCGACGGGCGACAGCTGACCGCGATCGACATCCAGGAGGCCTATCTGCTGGCCTGCAGCAAGTGGGTCGCCGAGCAGGAGGACGGTCGGGACGGCACCACTGCCGCCATGATCACCGAATGGAACGACATCCTGGAACGCTGGCAGCAGACCCTGGACACGTTGCGCGCCGATCCGATGCAACTGGCCGATCAACTGGACTGGGTCGCCAAACTCAAGCTGCTGCAGTCCTACCGGGATCGCGACGGTCTGGGCTGGGACTCGGCGAAGCTGTCGTTGATCGACCTGCAGTACGCCGACGTCGATCCGCACCGCAGCCTGTACTCCGCGCTGATCGCTCGCGGCAAGATGCGCCGACTGGTCGACGACGACCGGGTCGGCGCCGCCCGGCTCGAGCCGCCGACCGATACCCGGGCCTACTTCCGCGGCCGGATGATGGACAAGTTCGGCTCCTCGGTGGTTGCCGCCTCCTGGGATTCGGTGATCTTGGACGTGCCCGGATGGCCTGCTCTGCAACGGATCCCGCTGCTCGACCCGTTGCGCGGCAGCCAGGCCCAGGTCAAGGAACTGCTGGACTCCAGCAACACCGTGGCCGAACTGTTCACCGCCCTCGGACACTGA
- a CDS encoding ubiquitin-like protein Pup codes for MAESEQSRRRSERHDDETEELETTEAAPGGAKKPELDTEVDSLLDEIDDVLETNAEEFVRSFVQKGGQ; via the coding sequence ATGGCCGAGTCGGAGCAGAGCAGACGCCGCAGTGAGCGTCACGACGATGAAACCGAAGAGCTGGAGACCACCGAGGCGGCACCGGGTGGTGCGAAGAAGCCTGAGCTGGACACGGAGGTCGATTCGCTTCTCGACGAGATCGACGATGTCTTGGAGACCAACGCCGAGGAGTTCGTTCGGTCGTTCGTGCAGAAGGGTGGGCAGTGA
- the prcB gene encoding proteasome subunit beta, giving the protein MTDKTELTGLSSTYLRASTSSFSEFVSMVAPQTLPGARLDGSAAPGNGGHQVTAGQLTPHATTIVALCYDGGVLLAGDRRATAGSMIAQNDIEKVFAADEFSLVGMAGAAGLGIELIRLFQLELEHYEKIEGAPLSLVGKANRLATMLRQNLGLAMQGLAVVPLFAGWDEGEGRGRIFSYDPTGGRYEERSYHSIGSGSVFAKGSIKKLYDPTFTEDEAITTAIQSLYDAADDDSATGGPDQARRIFPVIWTADDDGVERVDEDRIGRVVDEVVNRRHERPDGPRANP; this is encoded by the coding sequence GTGACCGACAAGACCGAGCTGACCGGGCTCTCCAGTACCTATCTGAGGGCGAGCACCTCGTCGTTCAGCGAATTCGTCTCGATGGTGGCGCCGCAGACCCTGCCGGGAGCCCGGTTGGACGGCTCTGCCGCGCCGGGCAACGGCGGCCACCAGGTGACCGCCGGCCAGTTGACGCCGCACGCCACCACCATCGTCGCGCTCTGTTATGACGGCGGCGTGTTGCTGGCCGGTGACCGGCGGGCGACGGCGGGCAGCATGATCGCCCAGAACGACATTGAGAAGGTCTTCGCCGCCGACGAGTTCTCGCTGGTCGGGATGGCGGGCGCGGCCGGGCTGGGGATCGAACTGATCCGGCTGTTCCAGCTGGAGCTGGAGCACTACGAGAAGATCGAGGGCGCACCGCTGTCGCTGGTCGGCAAGGCCAACCGGCTGGCCACCATGCTGCGGCAGAATCTCGGGCTGGCGATGCAGGGACTCGCGGTGGTCCCGCTGTTCGCCGGCTGGGACGAGGGCGAGGGCCGAGGTCGGATCTTCTCCTACGACCCGACCGGCGGCCGTTACGAGGAGCGGTCCTATCACTCGATCGGGTCCGGTTCGGTCTTCGCCAAGGGATCGATCAAGAAGCTGTACGACCCGACGTTCACCGAGGACGAGGCGATCACCACCGCCATCCAGTCGCTGTACGACGCCGCCGACGACGATTCCGCGACCGGCGGACCGGACCAGGCCCGCCGGATCTTCCCGGTGATCTGGACCGCCGACGACGACGGCGTCGAACGCGTCGATGAGGACCGGATCGGCCGTGTCGTCGACGAGGTCGTCAACCGCCGGCACGAACGCCCCGACGGCCCCCGCGCCAACCCCTGA
- the prcA gene encoding proteasome subunit alpha: MSMPFYVAPEQQMKDRADYARKGIARGRSVVVLHYADGILFLAENRSQALHKVSEIYDRIGFAAVGRYNEFENLRIAGIRHADFRGYSYDRSDVTGRALAGAYAQLLGTIFSSGAEKPYEVELIVAELGATPEADQIYRLTYDGSVQDEDNFAVMGGSAEAIAEFVGKEYQPGLGLADAIQLAVRALASDGADQPRELGVEALEAAILDRTRVQPRKFRRLSGGRLAALLTPAADAPTPEVSEPVEVAEPVEEHAAGQQQTDDGSAPENESRPE; the protein is encoded by the coding sequence ATGAGCATGCCGTTCTACGTCGCGCCCGAGCAGCAGATGAAGGACCGCGCGGACTATGCCCGCAAGGGCATCGCGCGTGGCCGGTCGGTGGTCGTGCTGCACTATGCCGACGGCATCCTCTTCCTGGCCGAGAACCGGTCCCAGGCGTTGCACAAGGTGAGCGAGATCTACGACCGGATCGGTTTCGCCGCGGTCGGCCGCTACAACGAGTTCGAGAATCTGCGGATCGCCGGCATCCGGCACGCGGACTTCCGGGGCTACAGCTACGACCGCAGTGACGTCACCGGCCGGGCGCTGGCGGGGGCGTACGCCCAGCTGCTCGGGACGATCTTCTCCTCGGGCGCGGAGAAGCCGTACGAGGTGGAGCTGATCGTCGCCGAGCTCGGGGCGACGCCGGAAGCCGACCAGATCTACCGGCTGACCTATGACGGGTCGGTGCAGGACGAGGACAACTTCGCCGTGATGGGTGGCTCGGCCGAGGCGATCGCCGAGTTCGTCGGAAAGGAGTACCAGCCCGGGCTCGGGCTGGCCGACGCGATCCAACTGGCCGTCCGGGCGCTGGCCTCCGACGGCGCCGATCAGCCGCGCGAGCTCGGTGTGGAGGCCCTGGAGGCCGCGATCCTGGACCGGACCCGGGTGCAGCCGCGGAAGTTCCGCCGGTTGTCGGGTGGCCGGCTGGCTGCGCTGCTGACCCCGGCGGCCGACGCACCGACCCCTGAGGTCTCCGAGCCTGTCGAGGTCGCTGAGCCCGTCGAAGAGCACGCTGCTGGACAGCAGCAGACCGACGACGGCAGCGCGCCCGAGAACGAAAGCAGACCGGAGTGA
- a CDS encoding prephenate dehydrogenase gives MSLSPAVVIGTGLVGASVGCALSAAGHRVHLEDRISAHAQVAAGVGAGSTDPASADQVALVVVAVPPSALAPVIVDALARFPRATVTDVGSVKAGVLHALWDSGGDVSRYVGSHPMAGSQFSGPLTARADLFVDRTWVIAPHRKSAPAATQDVADLVAACGAQPVTMDVEVHDAAVARVSHLPHLMSVLMAGHLTAVPSEQLQLAGQGLRDVTRIAGSDPGLWQQILGANSAALLPELRAVQDQLAKLINDIADDPEREGQDGTGVRAHLERGLAGTRQIPGKHGAAPVQYRQLVVEIPDTPGALSRLFADVGEAGVNVEDVAIQHDPDRQIGYLSLSVTPDGADALAKSMADAGWSVGEPDPTPDRPA, from the coding sequence GTGAGCCTGTCGCCGGCTGTGGTGATCGGCACCGGACTGGTCGGCGCCTCGGTGGGCTGCGCACTGTCCGCTGCCGGGCATCGGGTCCATCTGGAGGACCGGATTTCCGCTCACGCCCAGGTCGCCGCCGGTGTCGGAGCGGGCAGCACCGACCCGGCGTCGGCCGATCAGGTCGCACTGGTCGTGGTCGCCGTGCCGCCGTCGGCGTTGGCGCCGGTGATCGTCGACGCGCTGGCCCGGTTCCCGCGGGCGACAGTGACCGACGTCGGCTCGGTGAAGGCCGGTGTGCTGCATGCGCTGTGGGACAGCGGCGGCGACGTCAGCCGCTACGTCGGCTCCCATCCGATGGCGGGGTCCCAGTTCAGTGGTCCGTTGACCGCCCGGGCCGATCTGTTCGTGGACCGGACCTGGGTGATCGCACCGCATCGCAAGTCCGCGCCGGCGGCGACCCAGGACGTTGCCGACCTGGTGGCGGCCTGTGGCGCGCAGCCGGTGACGATGGACGTCGAGGTGCACGACGCGGCCGTGGCACGGGTCTCGCACCTACCGCATCTGATGTCGGTGCTGATGGCCGGTCATCTCACGGCGGTGCCGTCGGAGCAGCTGCAACTGGCCGGTCAGGGCCTGCGCGACGTCACCCGGATCGCCGGCAGCGATCCCGGTCTGTGGCAACAGATCCTGGGTGCGAACTCGGCGGCGTTGCTGCCCGAACTGCGAGCGGTGCAAGATCAACTCGCGAAGTTGATCAACGACATCGCCGACGACCCCGAACGAGAAGGACAGGACGGCACTGGTGTCCGTGCTCATCTTGAACGGGGGCTGGCGGGTACCCGCCAGATCCCGGGCAAGCATGGGGCGGCACCGGTGCAATATCGGCAGCTCGTGGTGGAGATCCCGGACACCCCGGGTGCGCTGTCACGGTTGTTCGCCGACGTCGGCGAGGCCGGTGTGAACGTCGAGGACGTGGCGATCCAGCACGATCCGGATCGGCAGATCGGCTACCTGTCGCTGTCGGTGACTCCCGACGGTGCCGATGCGCTGGCCAAGTCGATGGCCGACGCCGGCTGGTCGGTCGGCGAGCCGGACCCGACCCCGGATCGACCCGCTTGA
- a CDS encoding glycerophosphodiester phosphodiesterase family protein has translation MRSTIKILINVMFATVLLATAAPIASATVIAAHRGGGEVYPRQSMAAFERAAADGFQLEADAQLLTDGTAVVHHDQRLADGCSPYGGRTVTGLSWKQASRVRCNGRRLVQVIDLLRYAERRRAGLQLEVKEWGSSTAAARRHAAAVARLVDRYGNKRSVIIQSFGWRDVARSIQAVDHDLRVAALETSPSITGVRRAADLGLDYYSYHYSGNYGWLNSYIRSKGLVPSVWTVDKAADVAQAEALGAEVIISNKPRSARRAVQDRQCRRHWVDRRNAVVWKGTLRPRQGVYPQVIGRYTGPIRGITALTWAVRVSDSDGRGAIDLAGKNSWLGHSGSRVDLRRGDQRIAIHSQPGDAGAVRLTNVGPSRQRVQLILTGYSRIDC, from the coding sequence ATGCGCTCCACGATCAAGATCTTGATCAACGTGATGTTCGCCACGGTGCTGCTGGCCACGGCCGCGCCGATCGCATCGGCGACGGTGATCGCCGCCCATCGCGGTGGGGGCGAGGTCTATCCGAGGCAGTCGATGGCGGCGTTCGAACGGGCCGCCGCCGACGGTTTCCAACTCGAGGCCGACGCCCAGCTGCTCACCGACGGGACGGCCGTCGTCCATCATGATCAACGACTGGCCGACGGCTGTTCCCCGTACGGCGGCCGGACCGTCACCGGCCTGTCCTGGAAACAGGCGTCCCGGGTTCGGTGCAACGGTCGCCGGCTGGTGCAGGTGATCGACCTGCTCCGCTATGCCGAACGGCGTCGGGCCGGGCTGCAACTGGAAGTCAAGGAGTGGGGGAGCAGCACTGCCGCGGCCCGTCGACACGCCGCGGCGGTGGCCCGGCTGGTCGACCGCTACGGGAACAAGCGCTCGGTGATCATCCAGTCCTTCGGCTGGCGCGACGTCGCCCGCAGCATCCAGGCTGTTGATCATGATCTTCGGGTGGCCGCCCTGGAGACGTCGCCGTCGATCACCGGGGTCCGCCGGGCCGCCGATCTCGGACTGGACTACTACTCCTACCACTACAGCGGAAACTACGGCTGGCTGAACAGCTACATCCGTTCCAAGGGCCTGGTCCCCAGCGTGTGGACCGTCGACAAGGCCGCCGATGTCGCCCAGGCCGAGGCTCTGGGGGCCGAGGTGATCATCTCCAACAAGCCGCGGTCGGCGCGCCGCGCGGTGCAGGATCGACAGTGTCGTCGGCACTGGGTCGATCGCCGCAATGCCGTTGTGTGGAAGGGAACCCTGCGGCCTCGTCAAGGGGTCTACCCGCAGGTGATCGGACGATACACCGGGCCGATCCGCGGCATCACCGCACTGACCTGGGCGGTCCGGGTCAGCGACTCCGACGGCCGCGGCGCCATCGATCTGGCCGGCAAGAACAGCTGGCTCGGCCACTCCGGGAGCCGGGTCGATCTCCGGCGCGGTGATCAACGGATCGCGATCCACAGCCAGCCCGGTGATGCCGGCGCGGTCCGACTGACCAACGTCGGTCCGTCCCGGCAGCGGGTGCAGTTGATCTTGACCGGCTACTCCCGGATCGACTGCTGA
- a CDS encoding GolD/DthD family dehydrogenase: MDLDFSLNGRTALVTGGASGIGWAIAQTFSAKGAQVAIADLNSTGAAERAAALPGPAQGYALDVTAPESVTQTVDRVIADHGRIDVLVNSAGIGPLAPAEDLGLDVWDPTIAVNLRGTFLVAQAVGRQMLEQGAGSIINLASQAASAALDQHAAYCASKAGVLGLTRVLALEWGGRGVRCNAISPTVVMTELGRYGWAGAKGDAFKQLIPTGRFAEPDEIAAAALFLASDNSLMINGVDLPVDGGFLAR; the protein is encoded by the coding sequence ATGGATCTTGACTTCTCCCTCAACGGCAGAACGGCGCTCGTCACCGGCGGCGCCTCCGGCATCGGCTGGGCGATCGCCCAGACGTTCAGCGCGAAGGGCGCGCAGGTCGCGATCGCCGATCTGAACTCGACCGGTGCCGCCGAGCGCGCTGCCGCTCTGCCGGGCCCGGCCCAGGGGTACGCGCTGGACGTCACCGCTCCGGAGTCGGTGACCCAGACCGTCGACCGGGTGATCGCCGACCACGGCCGGATCGATGTGCTGGTCAACTCGGCCGGCATCGGTCCGCTGGCACCGGCCGAGGACCTCGGCCTCGACGTCTGGGACCCGACGATCGCGGTCAACCTGCGCGGTACGTTCCTGGTCGCCCAGGCGGTCGGCCGGCAGATGTTGGAGCAGGGTGCCGGCAGCATCATCAATCTCGCCTCCCAGGCGGCCAGCGCGGCGCTGGATCAGCATGCCGCCTACTGCGCGAGCAAGGCCGGCGTCCTCGGCCTGACCAGGGTGCTCGCGTTGGAGTGGGGTGGCCGCGGCGTCCGCTGCAACGCGATCTCCCCTACCGTGGTGATGACCGAACTCGGCCGCTACGGCTGGGCCGGCGCCAAGGGCGATGCATTCAAGCAGCTGATCCCGACCGGCCGGTTCGCCGAACCCGACGAGATCGCCGCCGCGGCCCTCTTCCTGGCCTCGGACAACTCGCTGATGATCAACGGCGTCGATCTTCCGGTGGACGGCGGCTTCCTGGCCCGCTGA
- the cmk gene encoding (d)CMP kinase, which yields MPDTDECFVVAVDGPSGSGKSSTSRGVAQRKGYAYLDTGAMYRAATWLVLDSAVDSSDPAAVAALVARTELRVGTDPAAPTVSVAGTDVTAAIREPRISAAVSTVATNLEVRRLLIDQQRQIIAAARPGIVVEGRDITTVVAPDAQVRVLLVADPQARVARRKNELGETVADHEVHDQVIRRDRDDSTVAEFHDAAPGVRVVDSTELSLDEVVDQIVGLIDDQADRSVSAGRAAGVGQSRT from the coding sequence GTGCCCGATACCGATGAATGCTTCGTAGTCGCCGTCGACGGACCCAGTGGTTCGGGTAAGTCCTCGACCTCACGAGGCGTGGCGCAACGGAAGGGGTACGCCTACCTGGACACCGGCGCGATGTATCGCGCCGCCACCTGGTTGGTGCTGGACTCGGCGGTGGACAGCAGCGACCCGGCGGCGGTCGCCGCCCTGGTCGCTCGCACCGAACTGCGCGTCGGCACCGACCCGGCGGCTCCGACCGTGTCGGTCGCCGGCACCGATGTGACCGCGGCGATCCGGGAACCGCGGATCAGCGCCGCGGTCAGCACCGTCGCCACCAACCTGGAGGTCCGGCGGCTGCTGATCGACCAGCAGCGGCAGATCATCGCGGCGGCCCGCCCCGGGATCGTGGTCGAGGGCCGGGACATCACCACCGTGGTCGCCCCCGACGCCCAGGTCCGGGTGCTGCTGGTCGCCGACCCGCAGGCCCGGGTCGCGCGCCGCAAGAACGAACTCGGCGAAACCGTCGCCGATCACGAGGTGCACGATCAGGTGATCCGCCGGGATCGGGACGACTCGACGGTCGCGGAGTTCCATGACGCCGCACCCGGCGTTCGGGTGGTCGACTCGACCGAGCTGAGTCTGGACGAGGTGGTCGATCAGATCGTCGGCCTGATCGACGACCAAGCCGATCGGAGCGTCTCCGCCGGGCGCGCCGCTGGAGTAGGACAATCACGAACGTGA
- a CDS encoding lysophospholipid acyltransferase family protein — MTLDTFADLPHTEQLPRRRDWMFKSLRGPARALVNRFWSISIHGREQLPPRGPMILVANHLGVLDGPLLVIAHPQPTFALAKVELFSGPLGTLLQYVGQISIDRRRADLRGVTRAIHLLRTGGVLAVFPEGKRTGGDVAMAERGAAYLAMVTGAPVVPVALLGTRGPGKTTGHVPGYRSPLHIAYGAPMQVPLVPWPRTKLAVAEWTERIRRRLADHIVASEELTGMRLPGPPIPRIPKPARRLLAFRARRQAAASGKNRHAAASGTKGRAVPGDGRRAASRPEHDEPPQPLSSTGEQ, encoded by the coding sequence GTGACGTTGGACACGTTTGCCGATCTTCCGCATACCGAGCAACTGCCGCGGCGACGGGACTGGATGTTCAAGTCGCTGCGCGGGCCGGCGCGCGCCCTGGTCAACCGGTTCTGGAGCATCAGCATCCATGGCCGGGAACAGTTGCCGCCGCGCGGACCGATGATCCTGGTCGCCAACCACCTCGGTGTGCTGGACGGACCGCTGCTGGTCATCGCCCACCCGCAGCCGACCTTCGCACTCGCCAAGGTCGAATTGTTCTCCGGGCCGCTCGGCACCTTGCTGCAATACGTCGGGCAGATCTCCATCGACCGGCGCCGGGCCGACCTGCGGGGTGTGACCCGGGCGATCCATCTGCTGCGGACCGGCGGAGTCCTGGCGGTCTTCCCCGAAGGCAAGCGGACCGGAGGCGACGTCGCGATGGCCGAGCGCGGTGCGGCGTATCTGGCGATGGTGACCGGCGCACCCGTGGTGCCGGTGGCGCTGCTCGGGACCCGCGGTCCGGGCAAGACCACCGGTCACGTGCCGGGCTATCGTTCGCCGCTGCACATCGCGTACGGCGCTCCGATGCAGGTGCCGCTGGTGCCGTGGCCGCGGACCAAGCTCGCCGTTGCGGAGTGGACCGAGCGGATCCGCCGGCGGCTGGCCGACCACATCGTCGCCTCCGAGGAACTGACCGGGATGCGGCTGCCCGGACCGCCGATCCCGCGGATCCCGAAACCGGCGCGTAGACTTCTCGCTTTCCGCGCTCGTCGGCAGGCCGCCGCATCAGGCAAGAATCGGCATGCCGCCGCATCAGGCACGAAGGGGCGCGCCGTACCGGGTGACGGTCGGCGCGCCGCGTCACGCCCTGAGCACGACGAGCCACCGCAACCACTGTCAAGTACGGGTGAACAATGA